The Arvicanthis niloticus isolate mArvNil1 chromosome 9, mArvNil1.pat.X, whole genome shotgun sequence genomic interval TCCAGTGAATGTGTAGTGATCCCTCACTGTGGTTTTAATTCACGCTTATTTTATGTCTGATGATCTGCAGCATCTTTTCCTGTGTTTATTGACCATTTGTATGCTTGCTCTTTTGAAGTACAAAATGGTATGCCTTTATTTCCTCATGTTTATTGTGGCTGTCCTAATCAAAATTTTTATGCTTCTAAATTAGTATGATATTTAGTTTTTCTAATTCACCAAAGTACATTTCAGTTAGACCATTTTCCTATTCTCAGAATAATCACTGGCCATGCCTCTGGGATGCTTTGTTGGATCTTACTTCTTAAAGGGAAGGAATATTCAGTTGTACATGAGGGGCGGGGTTTGTCCTAATAAATAAATCCCCcaaaatgaattttaatgtgAGGTAAAGAAAGATAATAAGGAATTGCTGTTGCTCTTTAGAAACTTTTCTGTGTGAGTTCTTATCCCTATTATGTCCATCTCTACCTCCGCCTCCTCAGTTTCCACCTCATACTTGTCTTCTGGGAGAGAACAAACCAGAAGGCATTCTAGAATGCCTTTATAGCAGTCAAGTAATAGAGGGGAATCCAAGTGCTGTATAGATGCTGCAGAACTCCATTCTGTTCCTTCACCTTTTCTCATACCCTGGTCCCATAAGTAGTAGCTCATCCTGTAGCTGAGTTTATCATTTTCAGCATTCCAAAATTTACAAACATCACATTCTTTCATTAGTAAGCCTTAGAGTACTATAGACAGGTAAgtatgtacatttattttattgagtaaacaggattttaaagattaaattacTTAATTATGGTTCTGTTGCTTGTCCTAGAAAACAATAATAAGGTCACAGCTTTAAAATTACCTAACATTTAGATCAGGCCACTGCCACAGACGTGATTCACACATCCCTATTgctatacattttttatttttagacttaTGAAAACATCTCATATTCCATTTCCTTTCTATACTTTTTTCTCTCAAGTTAGAATACTGAAGTTACTGTGAATGGTTTATGAGATATTTGACCATTGTGATACTTCTCTTTGACATACGTTATCAAAATATTTAACAGTTAATGTAGGTTTTAATTTGGGTTTCTATTTGTTATTTTAACCTTTCTAAGAGTGAAAAATTTTTCAGAACAAAAGAATTTAGTATCTTTTTCTCCATTTACTCTACAGATAATCCCTTTCGGTCAACCTAATGAAGCATTCAAACAAGCCATATGACTCTTTTCAAGATGAACTTGAAGACTATATTAAAGTACAGAAAGCCAGAGGCTTAGAGCCAAAGACTTGTTTCAGAAGGATGAGAGGGGAGTATTTGGAAAGCTGTGGGTACAGAGAAGAGTTTGATTCCAGGCCCAGGTATAGAATGTTTGATCAAAGATTCCCATCTGGAACCAACCATTCCTACCCAAGATCATGCAGTAGTTCACAGACGGAAGACCAGGTACCCCAGTGGTTACCACCTCATGATAAGATAAGACTAAACTCTCTGAGCTATTGTCAATTTACTAGGGATGGCTTCTCAGAAAAACCAGTCCCCTTGAACCTTAGTCAGCAAGAATACAATTGCGGCTCATATAGTGTAGAATCTGTAGTTCACAAGCGCCTCTGCTCAGGACACAGTGCCGTCGACCCTCAAGTCAGTCATAGACAAATGCACCAGAAGAGGAAAAGACATCTAGAAGagggcagagaaaggcaggaagaacgGCCCAAACATGAGAGGAAAAGGAGTTCTGAGGAAATGGATTTAAACAAACATAGgagcatccaaagaaagaaaacaaaggcagaaacagaaactgTACAGGATGGTACAGAAAAGCTTAAGAAtcgaaaagagaaaaaaaaccgaGATGTATCATCTAAGAAAGAGGACCGTAAGcgtaggaaggaaaaaaaggaacaaggtgaagaaaggacagaggagGAGATGCTTTGGGACCAGTCTATCCTTGGATTTTGAAGCTCCTTAGATCTCCTGAGACTTAGATCTCCTGAAATAACAGTCAAGGAGCTTGGTTTTATCTGCATTCATATTCATGTCACTTGCATATGTGGACAGAAGTTTCAACTTCTTACAGAGTTGAACATGAAGTATTTAGTGTGCTTGCTTTCCAACATGGAgattacttttctattttctaaaagatttattaatttttcttaccTATGGTAGAATTTCCCTTTAAGAGAGTGGCTCTGCTTTTATTGACCAAATTGCTGTGGTGGTGGAATTATTTTCCCTTGGGagatcatttatttaaaattggaAGATTAACTGACTTTTATGGAATCGATATTTCTTGGTTGGGTTTCTTTTAGTTTTGAGTCACATATTTTTATGCTCACTGGCTTTCTCTATGAAGCAATTTAGATTTCCTTTTTTAGATCTAACTTGCAATATATTTTCTGGGTTGGAAAGTGAAATAACATAATAATTTTATCTTAACATatagtttttaaagtttcagagaCTTCACACAAAATCAGTTTAtattctgaaaatgtttataataaagtattttaactTCTGGATGTTGCTTTGTGTCAGTGCTCTGTTCTAGTGATTTtcttttggaaaggaaaaagcaTATTAAAGATTTTAGAGGTAGAATACACTAAAAGGTTGTAAAAATTATTTACCTACTGTATCAGGCTCACATAATAAAAATCTATGGCTCAcaataatttttctaaataattgaaatgaaaaaaagaatttacaaaagaaaatgctaTTATTCTTTCCTGGCAATGCTGTGATTTCTTTAAAATGGCTCAAAATCAACAGTGTCATACAACAGAACATTAACTGACACTAAATATATCAtgcaatttctttaaaatattttgatgaaaATCATAGATACTAAGCAAGAGAAGACTATAAATGTGTGGTATTGATCATATTGAGGCCACTGTGGCtagcacaattttaaaaaaaaattaggacagAAACCTTTTTCCTAAAATGTCCCCTGTTCTCCAACTTCATTCAAATTGAATGGTGGGAGCTAAGCCTAATACATGCCTGGGACAGCCTCCACTACAAAGAAACTTTTGAACCAAAATAGCCGAGGTGGAAAAACCCTGGTCAAAACTTAGGAAGATGTCTTAagtatgtttaaaaaacaaacaaacaaaccaaaacaatccCAAAGAACAAGGTGGGGGATAGTAGTATCCTTCATGCATCTGCAAGTGAAAAGAATCAGAGCAATGAAGAGGACAAAAGTTCTGGGAAATCAAAAGAGAAGAAGCCTAAATACCATGGAGAGGTGCAAAGAAGTACAAAGCAATTGGCAATTTAGTTCCTTGCTCCCTaagccagggagggagggagaactgAAGACTACAAGTGAGTAAGGTAGGCCAGAGAGTGCCAACCACTCACAGTAACATCAGAACATAGTCCCAACTGCAGGAAAAACCCATGTTTCTTAGCAGCTTTAAGTCCATCAGTAGGATTAGCCTGAAACTATCCCCCAGACAACTCAGATTTGGAGAAGAAATCCGTGTCCCAGCAAATGCTCAGAGTACTATACACAGTCTTGAAAAGTACCTGTCAGAAGCACCTCATCATTCAGGACTGACTGCTCTTAGGATCAGAAAATAATGAACAATCACAAATGGTTCCTACAGAGGACCTTGCTGCCCTTGACAGGGTGGGAGAAGGTACCTGAGGACAAATACAGATAAGAAGGAATGTCTCTCACAAATCCAATGGGGAATACTGGCTTTGGGGAGGAGGGGAATAAGGGACATGGTTATCAATGTTCCCTTTGTGACAAGAATCAAGACTGGTCGCATGGTTTTAcatgggggaagaggaggaagagggagcctAGGTCTGAGAGCATAAGACCAGAATTGGCAAAGGGCTTGGCTCCCATCAACTCCCCTCCATCAAAGAAGTTGGTTTGATTACTTCCTCCACTCTGAGGCATTTCAGGTATACACCACATATGTGTAATGCCACAGACTGAAGGCCATGTTGTCTGCTTCACATACCAATAAATGTTGTTCTGGACAGTGAGACAACTTCTGCTTTCACAGTGTCTCCAGGTATACAGACAAAGTTTCCAGAAGTAAATATAGATGTTCTGGGCACATAAATTACCTCATTTTTACCTGGAGAGAAATACAGGACAGGTTGTAGATTGTCTGCTGCAACTTAGTCCTACTTGGACTTTGGTGAATCCTTCAACTTAAAGAGTAGAGAacgtgggctagagagatggttcaacagttaaaagcacttgctcttgcaaaggacctgggtttgatttccaataATGGTAATTCACAACAGTCTGTAGCTCTAGTCTTGGATTGAATGCcgcct includes:
- the Krcc1 gene encoding lysine-rich coiled-coil protein 1; protein product: MKHSNKPYDSFQDELEDYIKVQKARGLEPKTCFRRMRGEYLESCGYREEFDSRPRYRMFDQRFPSGTNHSYPRSCSSSQTEDQVPQWLPPHDKIRLNSLSYCQFTRDGFSEKPVPLNLSQQEYNCGSYSVESVVHKRLCSGHSAVDPQVSHRQMHQKRKRHLEEGRERQEERPKHERKRSSEEMDLNKHRSIQRKKTKAETETVQDGTEKLKNRKEKKNRDVSSKKEDRKRRKEKKEQGEERTEEEMLWDQSILGF